Within the Luteimonas sp. JM171 genome, the region ATCTTCGAGCCCGCGTTGAGCGTGGACACGTCGATGACCTGGGCGTGCGACAGCTCGCTTTCGAGCTGCTTGATCCGGCCCTCGATGAAGCCCTGCTGCTCGCGGGCGGCGTGGTACTCGGCGTTTTCCTTCAGGTCGCCATGCGCACGCGCTTCAGCGATCGCATTGATCACCGCGGGACGCTTGACGCTCTTGAGTTCTTCCAGTTCGGCGCGCAGCTTCTGCGCGCCCTGGACGGTCAGTGGAGCCCTCATGGCTGTTCCAGTTCCTCATGCAGTTCATGCAGCGCCCAGACGGGCCCGGCATCGCGGTATTGCAGCGAATGCAGCAGGGCCCTGGCGCCGGCAATGGTGGTTGAATAGGTGACGCGCTGCTGCAGCGCCTCGCGCCGGATCGAGAACGAGTCGGCGATCGCCTGCTTGCCCTCGGTCGTATTGACAATGTAGGCGATCTCGCCGTTCTTGATCAGGTCGACGATGTGCGGGCGGCCTTCGGCCACCTTGTTCACACGTTCGCAGGTGATGCCGTTGTCCTTCAGCCAGGTGGCCGTGCCGCCGGTGGCGACGATCTGGTAGCCGCGCTCAACGAGGTCACGCACCACCGGCACCACCCGGGCCTTGTCCGGATCGCGCACCGAGACGAACACCTTGCCGCTGGTGGGCGGCGTCCTGATGCCCGCGGCTTCCTGCGCGCGCGCGAAAGCGGCGCCGAAGCTGCGGCCCACCCCCATGACCTCGCCCGTCGAGCGCATCTCCGGCCCGAGGATGGGGTCGACTCCCTGGAACTTGGCGAACGGGAAGATCGCCTCCTTCACCGAGTAGTAGTGCGGCACCACCTCGCCGCGCACGCCCTGCTCGGCCAGGGTGCGGCCAGCCATGCAGCGGGCGGCGATCTTGGCCAGCGGCAGGCCGGTGGCCTTGGACACGAACGGCACGGTGCGCGAGGCGCGCGGGTTCACCTCCAGCAGGAAGATGCGGTCTTCGCCATCCTCGCCGGCCTGGACGGCGAACTGGGTGTTCATCAGCCCCACCACGCCCAGCGCCCGCGCCAGCGCCACGACCTGCTCGCGCAGGCGCTCCTGGGTCTCCGCCGACAGCGAATACGGCGGCAGCGAGCACGAGGAGTCGCCCGAATGCACGCCGGCCTCCTCGATGTGCTCCATCACCCCGCCGATCAGCACCTGGCCGTCGGCATCGGCGACCACGTCGATGTCCACCTCCACCGCGTTGTCGAGGAAGCGGTCAAGCAGCACCGGCGAATCGTTGGAAACCTTCACCGCCTCGCGCATGTAGCGCTCCAGGTCGGCGTCGGCATGCACCACTTCCATGGCCCGGCCGCCCAGCACGTAGCTGGGGCGGACCACCAGCGGATACCCGATCTCGCGGGCCAGCACCAGCGCCTCCTCCGGGCTGCGGGCGGTGCGGTTGGGCGGCTGCTCCAGCGCGAGGTCGTTGACCAGCTGCTGGAAGCGCTCGCGGTCCTCGGCCAGGTCGATCGACTCGGGCGAGGTGCCGATGATCGGGACGCCCGCCGCCTCCAGCGCGCGCGCCAGCTTCAGCGGCGTCTGCCCGCCGTACTGCACGATCACGCCACGCGGCTGCTCAACCTCGACGATCTCCAGCACGTCCTCGAGGGTAAGCGGCTCGAAGTACAGCCGGTCGGAAGTGTCGTAGTCGGTCGACACCGTCTCCGGGTTGCAGTTGACCATGATGGTCTCGTAGCCATCCTCGCGCAGCGCGAGGGCGGCGTGGACGCAGCAGTAGTCGAACTCGATGCCCTGCCCGATCCGGTTCGGCCCGCCGCCCAGCACCATGATCTTCTGGCGATCGGTGGGCTCCGCCTCGCACTCCTCCTCGTAGGTGGAATACATGTAGGCGGTACTGGTTGCGAACTCGGCCGCGCAGGAATCCACGCGCTTGTAGACCGGGCGCACGTCAAACGCTCGGCGCAGCGCGCGCACGGCGTGTTCGTCGCTGCCGGTGAGCCGCGCCAGCCGGGCGTCGGAGAAGCCCATGCGCTTGAGTTCGCGCATGCGCCCGGCATCCAGGCCCTGCAGCCCGAGCTCCTGCACTTCCTGCTCAGCGGCCACGATCTGCTCGATCTGGTCGAGGAACCACGGGTCCACCCAGGAAAGCGCGAACACCTCCTCCACGTCCATCCCCGCCCGGAACGCGTCGGCCAGGTAGAAGATGCGCTCGGGCCCGGCCTCCTTGACCTCGCGCCGCAGCGCCGTGAGGCCTTCCTGGGTCCCGAGGTCGAGCCCGGTCGGGTCCAGCCCGGCCTTGCCCGTCTCCAGCCCGCGCAGCGCCTTCTGGAGCGACTCCTGGAAGGTGCGGCCAATCGCCATCACCTCGCCCACCGACTTCATCTGCGTGGTCAGGCGCGCCGAGGCCTGCGGGAACTTCTCGAAGGCAAAGCGCGGCACCTTGGTCACGACGTAATCGATCGCCGGCTCGAACGACGCCGGGGTGCGGCCGCCGGTAATCTCGTTCTTCAGCTCGTCGAGCGTATAGCCCACGGCCAGCTTGGCCGCGATCTTGGCGATCGGGAACCCGGTGGCCTTGGACGCCAGCGCCGAGGAGCGCGAAACGCGCGGGTTCATCTCGATGACGACCACCCGGCCGGTCTGGCCGTTGATGCCGAACTGCACGTTCGAGCCGCCGGTGTCCACGCCGATCTTGCGCAGCACCGCGATCGAAGCGTTGCGCAGGCGCTGGTACTCCTTGTCCGTCAGCGTCTGTGCCGGGGCGACGGTGATCGAGTCGCCGGTGTGCACGCCCATCGGGTCAAGGTTCTCGATCGAGCACACGATGATGCAGTTGTCCGCGCGGTCGCGGACCACTTCCATCTCGAATTCCTTCCAGCCCAGCACCGATTCCTCCACCAGCACTTCGCTGGTGGGCGACAGTTCGAGGCCGCGCTTGACGATCTCCTCGAACTCCTCGACGTTGTAGGCAATGCCCCCGCCGCTGCCGCCCAGGGTGAAGCTGGGGCGGATGATGGTGGGAAAGCCGACGGTGGCCTGGATCTCCACCGCCTGCTCGAACGTCCGGGCAACCTCGGCCCGCGGGCACTCCAGGCCGATCTCGCGCATCGCGTCGCGGAACAGCTCGCGGTCCTCGGCCATCCGGATCGCCTCGCGCGAGGCGCCGATGAGTTCAACGCCGTGCTCTTCCAGCACCCCGTTGTCGGCCAGGTCCAGCGCGCAGTTGAGCGCGGTCTGCCCGCCCATGGTGGGCAGCAGCGCGTCCGGCTTCTCCTTGGCGATGATCTTCGCCACCGTCTGCCAGGTGATCGGTTCGATATAGACCGCATCGGCCATTCCCGGGTCGGTCATGATCGTGGCCGGGTTGCTGTTGACCAGCACCACCCGGTAGCCCTCCTCGCGCAGGGCCTTGCAGGCCTGCGCGCCCGAGTAATCGAACTCGCAGGCCTGGCCGATGACGATCGGGCCGGCGCCAATGATCAGCACGGTCTTGATGTCGGTGCGCCTGGGCATGTCAGCGGCCCTCCATCATGGCCATGAAGCGGTCAAACAGCGGGGCGACGTCATGGGGCCCCGGATAGGCCTCCGGGTGCCCCTGGAAGGAGAACGCCGGCGCATCGGTCAGTTCGATGCCCTGGTTGGTCCCGTCGAACAGCGAGCGGTGGGTGACCCTCACGTTGGCCGGGAGGCTGGATTCGTCCACCGCGAAGCCGTGGTTCTGCGAAGTGATCATCACCCGGCCCGACTCCAGGTGCTGCACCGGATGGTTGGCGCCGTGGTGGCCGGTGGCCATCTTCATCGTGCGCGCGCCCACGGCCAGCGCCAGCAGCTGGTGGCCCAGGCAGATGCCGAACAGCGGAACCTTGCGCTCCAGGCACGCACGGACCGCCTCGACTGCATAGGTGCACGGCGCCGGATCGCCCGGGCCGTTGGACAGGAACACGCCGTCCGGCTGCATGGCCAGCACCTCATCGGCGCTGGTTTCAGCGGGAACGACGGTCACCTCGCAGCCGCGATCGGCCAGCATCCGCAGGATGTTGCGCTTGATGCCGAAGTCCCAGGCCACCACCCGCCGCTTGCGGGCGGCGCTGTGCCAGCGGCCGCTGTCCAGGTCCAGGGTGCCCTGGTCCCAGACGTAACGTTCGCGGGTGCTGACCTCCTTCGCCAGGTCCATGCCGGCCAGGCCGGGGAACTTGCGCGCCTGCTCCAATGCCCGGTCCTGGTCCACATCTCCGGCCATGACCGCGCCGTTCTGGCTGCCGCGCTCGCGCAGCAACCGGGTCAGGCGGCGGGTGTCGATGCCCGCGATCCCGACCACCCCGCGCGCCTGCAGCCACTGCGGCAGCGCGATCCGGCTGCGCCAGCTGCTCGGCCTTGGCGGCACGTCACGCACGATCAGCCCCGCCGACCACACGCGGTCGGCTTCGTCGTCCTCGTCGGTCATGCCGGTGTTGCCCACGTGGGGGTACGTGAGGGTGACGATCTGGCGCGCGTAGGACGGGTCGGTGAGGACCTCCTGGTAGCCGGTCATGGCGGTGTTGAACACCACCTCGCCCACCGAAAGGCCAGGCGCGCCGATTGAGCGGCCCCGGAAGACCGTCCCGTCTTCGAGCACGAGGATTGCGGAATCTGTCAAGGAAAATCGCCTACTTCAGGTTGCAGAAAACCGCGGACGCGAGCTGGATCGGTCCGGGCGTGAGGGTTCAGGCGAGCGGGAATGATACCGGCGCGGGCAAACCGGCGCCAGTGGAAATTCGCCTCAGAGCAGCTCGCGCAGGTGGTACCGGCCCGGGCCGCGCCCGGCCAGCGCGGCGGCCGCGTGCAGGGCCCCACGGGCGAAGATATCGCGGCTGCCGGCCCGGTGGACCAGCTCGATGCGCTCGCCCCCGGTGGTGAACTGCACCAGGTGCTCACCGACGATGTCGCCGGCACGCAGGGAGGCATAGCGGGCGGTGGCGCCCCCCTTGCCCGCCGCCTCACCCAGGGTCCTGGCCGTGCCCGAGGGCGCGTCCTGCTTGCCGGCGTGGTGGCTTTCAACGATATCGCAGTCCCAGCCCGGCAGCGCCGCGGCCGCCCGCTCCACCAGCTCGTGCAGCAGCGCGACCCCGAGGCTGAAGTTGGAGGCCCACAGCACCGGAATGTCCCGCGACGCCCCCTCAAGCGATGCCTGCTGCGCCGCGGCGAGCCCGGTGGTGCCTGACACCAGGGCCTTGCCGCGCTGGCGGCACAGCGCCAGGACCGGATCGAACGCCTCCGGCAGGCTGAAATCCACCGCAACGTCGAAATCCGGCGCACCGCGCATCTCGGCCGCCGAGAACCACGCCACGCCGTCAACCACCCGCTGGTTGATGCGCCGCGACACCGCGGCGACCACCTCGACCCGGGGCTCCTCCTGCGCCAGGCGCAACAGCGCGCGGCCCATGCGGCCGGAGGCGCCGTGGATCATGAGACGGACGGGCGTGTTCATGGCGGCAGGCTAGCCGCGGCCGGGCGCATCCACAAGGGCGCCCTCAGGACGTCATGCGCTCCCAGAAGCCCTTCACGCTGTCGAAAAAGGTGCTCGACTTGGGCGAGTGCCGGCGCGCGCCGTCGCCCACGAACGTGGCCTCGAACTGCTCCAGCAACTCGCGCTGCGCGGAGGTCAGGTTGACCGGGGTTTCCACCACCACCTTGCAGTACAGGTCACCCGGGCGGCGGCTGCGCACCGAGGTCACGCCCTTGTCGCGCAGGCGGAACACCTTGCCGGTCTGGGTCTCGGCGGGGATGCGGATCTCGGCCTCGCCCCCGAGCGTGGGCACCACCACGGTGTCGCCCAGCGCCGCCTGGGAAATGCGGATGGGCACCTCGCAATGCAGGTCGTCGCCATCGCGCTCGAAAATGGGATGCGGGCGCACCCGCACTTCCACGTACAGGTCCCCGGGCGGCGAGCCGGCGGGACCGGCCTCGCCCTCGCCCGCCAGGCGGATCCGGTCGCCGGTATCGACCCCGGCGGGGATCTTCACCGACAGCACCTTTTCCTCTTCCACCCTGCCCGCGCCGCGGCAGGTGCCGCAGGGATTGGCGATCACCTGGCCGCGCCCGTGGCAGTGCGGGCAGGTCTGCTGCATGGTGAAGAT harbors:
- the carB gene encoding carbamoyl-phosphate synthase large subunit; protein product: MPRRTDIKTVLIIGAGPIVIGQACEFDYSGAQACKALREEGYRVVLVNSNPATIMTDPGMADAVYIEPITWQTVAKIIAKEKPDALLPTMGGQTALNCALDLADNGVLEEHGVELIGASREAIRMAEDRELFRDAMREIGLECPRAEVARTFEQAVEIQATVGFPTIIRPSFTLGGSGGGIAYNVEEFEEIVKRGLELSPTSEVLVEESVLGWKEFEMEVVRDRADNCIIVCSIENLDPMGVHTGDSITVAPAQTLTDKEYQRLRNASIAVLRKIGVDTGGSNVQFGINGQTGRVVVIEMNPRVSRSSALASKATGFPIAKIAAKLAVGYTLDELKNEITGGRTPASFEPAIDYVVTKVPRFAFEKFPQASARLTTQMKSVGEVMAIGRTFQESLQKALRGLETGKAGLDPTGLDLGTQEGLTALRREVKEAGPERIFYLADAFRAGMDVEEVFALSWVDPWFLDQIEQIVAAEQEVQELGLQGLDAGRMRELKRMGFSDARLARLTGSDEHAVRALRRAFDVRPVYKRVDSCAAEFATSTAYMYSTYEEECEAEPTDRQKIMVLGGGPNRIGQGIEFDYCCVHAALALREDGYETIMVNCNPETVSTDYDTSDRLYFEPLTLEDVLEIVEVEQPRGVIVQYGGQTPLKLARALEAAGVPIIGTSPESIDLAEDRERFQQLVNDLALEQPPNRTARSPEEALVLAREIGYPLVVRPSYVLGGRAMEVVHADADLERYMREAVKVSNDSPVLLDRFLDNAVEVDIDVVADADGQVLIGGVMEHIEEAGVHSGDSSCSLPPYSLSAETQERLREQVVALARALGVVGLMNTQFAVQAGEDGEDRIFLLEVNPRASRTVPFVSKATGLPLAKIAARCMAGRTLAEQGVRGEVVPHYYSVKEAIFPFAKFQGVDPILGPEMRSTGEVMGVGRSFGAAFARAQEAAGIRTPPTSGKVFVSVRDPDKARVVPVVRDLVERGYQIVATGGTATWLKDNGITCERVNKVAEGRPHIVDLIKNGEIAYIVNTTEGKQAIADSFSIRREALQQRVTYSTTIAGARALLHSLQYRDAGPVWALHELHEELEQP
- the carA gene encoding glutamine-hydrolyzing carbamoyl-phosphate synthase small subunit, which produces MTDSAILVLEDGTVFRGRSIGAPGLSVGEVVFNTAMTGYQEVLTDPSYARQIVTLTYPHVGNTGMTDEDDEADRVWSAGLIVRDVPPRPSSWRSRIALPQWLQARGVVGIAGIDTRRLTRLLRERGSQNGAVMAGDVDQDRALEQARKFPGLAGMDLAKEVSTRERYVWDQGTLDLDSGRWHSAARKRRVVAWDFGIKRNILRMLADRGCEVTVVPAETSADEVLAMQPDGVFLSNGPGDPAPCTYAVEAVRACLERKVPLFGICLGHQLLALAVGARTMKMATGHHGANHPVQHLESGRVMITSQNHGFAVDESSLPANVRVTHRSLFDGTNQGIELTDAPAFSFQGHPEAYPGPHDVAPLFDRFMAMMEGR
- the greA gene encoding transcription elongation factor GreA — protein: MRAPLTVQGAQKLRAELEELKSVKRPAVINAIAEARAHGDLKENAEYHAAREQQGFIEGRIKQLESELSHAQVIDVSTLNAGSKIVFGATVELEDLDSGEETRYQIVGDLEADIKQGLIAISSPVARALIGKHEGDSVSIDTPGGTREYDIVSVSYA
- the dnaJ gene encoding molecular chaperone DnaJ, with amino-acid sequence MSKRDYYEVLGVSRTATEDELKKAYRRSAMKYHPDRNPGDKEAEARFKECKEAYEVLSDGGKRRMYDQHGHAAFEHGMGGGNAGPGFGGVDMGDIFGDIFGDIFGGGVRGQARRGADVGYVLELDLEEAVAGIEKRIELPTLASCDDCSGSGSEDGKQETCTTCHGRGQVRMQRGIFTMQQTCPHCHGRGQVIANPCGTCRGAGRVEEEKVLSVKIPAGVDTGDRIRLAGEGEAGPAGSPPGDLYVEVRVRPHPIFERDGDDLHCEVPIRISQAALGDTVVVPTLGGEAEIRIPAETQTGKVFRLRDKGVTSVRSRRPGDLYCKVVVETPVNLTSAQRELLEQFEATFVGDGARRHSPKSSTFFDSVKGFWERMTS
- the dapB gene encoding 4-hydroxy-tetrahydrodipicolinate reductase encodes the protein MNTPVRLMIHGASGRMGRALLRLAQEEPRVEVVAAVSRRINQRVVDGVAWFSAAEMRGAPDFDVAVDFSLPEAFDPVLALCRQRGKALVSGTTGLAAAQQASLEGASRDIPVLWASNFSLGVALLHELVERAAAALPGWDCDIVESHHAGKQDAPSGTARTLGEAAGKGGATARYASLRAGDIVGEHLVQFTTGGERIELVHRAGSRDIFARGALHAAAALAGRGPGRYHLRELL